Proteins encoded within one genomic window of Ostrinia nubilalis chromosome 5, ilOstNubi1.1, whole genome shotgun sequence:
- the LOC135071733 gene encoding tissue alpha-L-fucosidase isoform X1 yields the protein MRLILLVVTVGLVKCHISVQNGNENFLIEREPEAQPEEKGKKYKPDWEDLDTRPLPRWYDEAKIGIFLHWGVFSVPSFYSEWFWNDWKNGNVKEITEFMEKNYPPNFSYQEFAPMLKAEFFEPEKFAKLFRRAGAKYVVLTTKHHEGYTLFPSKRSFNWNSVDVGPHRDLVKDVGDAVRKAGLKFGVYHSLYEWYNPIYLKDKAASFKTRDYPDTKLWPDIKQLINDYKPSVLWADGDWEANDTYWKSTDLLSWLYNDSPVKDDIVVNDRWGVGIPCHHGDFYNCEDRYNPGRLVNHKWENAMTLDKKSWGYRRNMELDDVKTIHELLQDVISTVSCGGNVLINVGPTKEGTIAPIFEERLEELGDWIEVNGEAIYGTKPWTAQNDSYSPDVWYTCTGKPDSSDVTAVFAIFLQWPDTNTLYLSNITEVVAKPHWHIELLGNEGIYLASEKTPDGNVAIYLPELETVKSKNAWTLKFSCSTCGPQYEQEFLHKTTRDKSSNIIEI from the exons ATGCGTTTAATATTGTTAGTGGTGACTGTTGGATTAGTGAAGTGTCATATTTCTGTACAAAACGGCAATGAAAATTTTTTAATTGAAAGGGAACCTGAAGCACAACCTGAAGAGAAAGGTAAAAAATACAAACCTGACTGGGAAGACTTGGATACGCGGCCTCTCCCTCGGTGGTATGATGAGGCCAAAATAGGCATTTTTCTTCACTGGGGCGTATTCAGTGTGCCTAGTTTTTACTctgaatggttctggaatgatTGGAaga atgGCAACGTTAAGGAAATTACTGAGTTCATGGAGAAAAATTACCCACCTAACTTCTCTTACCAAGAATTTGCTCCAATGCTAAAAGCGGAGTTCTTTGAACCAGAGAAGTTTGCAAAACTCTTTCGTAGAGCTGGTGCTAA GTATGTAGTTTTGACAACCAAACATCATGAGGGATACACATTGTTTCCTTCAAAACGATCATTCAACTGGAATTCTGTAGACGTTGGGCCTCATCGGGACCTAGTCAAAGATGTCGGTGACGCTGTAAGGAAAGCtggcttgaaatttggtgtttACCATTCCCTTTATGAATGGTACAACCCTATTTACTTGAAAGATAAAGCTGCCTCTTTTAAAACACGAGATTACCCAGATACAAAGCTCTGGCCTGATATCAAACAGCTTATAAACGACTACAAGCCATCGGTGCTGTGGGCTGATGGTGACTGGGAAGCCAACGACACATACTGGAAGTCAACCGATCTGCTATCATGGCTTTATAACGACAGCCCGGTCAAGGATGACATAGTGGTTAACGATAGATGGGGGGTGGGTATCCCTTGCCATCACGGAGATTTCTATAACTGTGAAGACCGTTACAACCCAG GTCGCCTAGTAAACCACAAATGGGAAAACGCGATGACGTTGGACAAAAAGTCTTGGGGCTACCGACGAAACATGGAACTGGATGACGTTAAAACCATACATGAATTACTGCAAGACGTCATATCAACAGTTAGCTGTGGTG GCAATGTCCTGATCAACGTAGGCCCAACCAAAGAGGGTACCATAGCCCCGATATTCGAGGAGAGACTGGAAGAACTAGGCGACTGGATTGAGGTCAACGGAGAAGCGATATACGGGACCAAGCCCTGGACAGCTCAAAACGATTCCTATAGCCCAGATGTCTGGTACACTTGCACTGGGAAACCTGATAGCTCTGACGTGACAGCGGTCTTCGCAATCTTCCTGCAATGGCCTGATACGAATACGCTGTATCTGTCAAACATTACAGAAGTAGTGGCGAAGCCGCATTGGCATATTGAGCTGTTGGGGAATGAGGGAATTTACTTGGCG TCTGAGAAGACACCTGACGGCAACGTCGCTATTTACTTGCCAGAACTGGAGACAGTAAAGTCCAAAAATGCTTGGACCCTCAAATTTTCCTGCAGTACATGCGGCCCTCAATATGAACAGGAGTTCTTGCACAAAACTACAAGAGATAAAAGTTCCAACATCATCGAAATCTGA
- the LOC135071733 gene encoding tissue alpha-L-fucosidase isoform X2, which produces MRLILLVVTVGLVKCHISVQNGNENFLIEREPEAQPEEKDGNVKEITEFMEKNYPPNFSYQEFAPMLKAEFFEPEKFAKLFRRAGAKYVVLTTKHHEGYTLFPSKRSFNWNSVDVGPHRDLVKDVGDAVRKAGLKFGVYHSLYEWYNPIYLKDKAASFKTRDYPDTKLWPDIKQLINDYKPSVLWADGDWEANDTYWKSTDLLSWLYNDSPVKDDIVVNDRWGVGIPCHHGDFYNCEDRYNPGRLVNHKWENAMTLDKKSWGYRRNMELDDVKTIHELLQDVISTVSCGGNVLINVGPTKEGTIAPIFEERLEELGDWIEVNGEAIYGTKPWTAQNDSYSPDVWYTCTGKPDSSDVTAVFAIFLQWPDTNTLYLSNITEVVAKPHWHIELLGNEGIYLASEKTPDGNVAIYLPELETVKSKNAWTLKFSCSTCGPQYEQEFLHKTTRDKSSNIIEI; this is translated from the exons ATGCGTTTAATATTGTTAGTGGTGACTGTTGGATTAGTGAAGTGTCATATTTCTGTACAAAACGGCAATGAAAATTTTTTAATTGAAAGGGAACCTGAAGCACAACCTGAAGAGAAAG atgGCAACGTTAAGGAAATTACTGAGTTCATGGAGAAAAATTACCCACCTAACTTCTCTTACCAAGAATTTGCTCCAATGCTAAAAGCGGAGTTCTTTGAACCAGAGAAGTTTGCAAAACTCTTTCGTAGAGCTGGTGCTAA GTATGTAGTTTTGACAACCAAACATCATGAGGGATACACATTGTTTCCTTCAAAACGATCATTCAACTGGAATTCTGTAGACGTTGGGCCTCATCGGGACCTAGTCAAAGATGTCGGTGACGCTGTAAGGAAAGCtggcttgaaatttggtgtttACCATTCCCTTTATGAATGGTACAACCCTATTTACTTGAAAGATAAAGCTGCCTCTTTTAAAACACGAGATTACCCAGATACAAAGCTCTGGCCTGATATCAAACAGCTTATAAACGACTACAAGCCATCGGTGCTGTGGGCTGATGGTGACTGGGAAGCCAACGACACATACTGGAAGTCAACCGATCTGCTATCATGGCTTTATAACGACAGCCCGGTCAAGGATGACATAGTGGTTAACGATAGATGGGGGGTGGGTATCCCTTGCCATCACGGAGATTTCTATAACTGTGAAGACCGTTACAACCCAG GTCGCCTAGTAAACCACAAATGGGAAAACGCGATGACGTTGGACAAAAAGTCTTGGGGCTACCGACGAAACATGGAACTGGATGACGTTAAAACCATACATGAATTACTGCAAGACGTCATATCAACAGTTAGCTGTGGTG GCAATGTCCTGATCAACGTAGGCCCAACCAAAGAGGGTACCATAGCCCCGATATTCGAGGAGAGACTGGAAGAACTAGGCGACTGGATTGAGGTCAACGGAGAAGCGATATACGGGACCAAGCCCTGGACAGCTCAAAACGATTCCTATAGCCCAGATGTCTGGTACACTTGCACTGGGAAACCTGATAGCTCTGACGTGACAGCGGTCTTCGCAATCTTCCTGCAATGGCCTGATACGAATACGCTGTATCTGTCAAACATTACAGAAGTAGTGGCGAAGCCGCATTGGCATATTGAGCTGTTGGGGAATGAGGGAATTTACTTGGCG TCTGAGAAGACACCTGACGGCAACGTCGCTATTTACTTGCCAGAACTGGAGACAGTAAAGTCCAAAAATGCTTGGACCCTCAAATTTTCCTGCAGTACATGCGGCCCTCAATATGAACAGGAGTTCTTGCACAAAACTACAAGAGATAAAAGTTCCAACATCATCGAAATCTGA